A section of the Sedimentisphaera cyanobacteriorum genome encodes:
- a CDS encoding polysaccharide biosynthesis/export family protein, which yields MMHRKALIFSAAALGILFSGGCRNKFWDPTQIGRFRPVPVQHVILDSLGLAEEEPERFVQTESPKPEDVVTYMDDYALHPGDVVRVNIYELLEERSPYIEDLTVSESGRISIPEVGVVEAEGYTEHELESELKQILSPDILKTPVVKVSLISSDYRSFSVLGTGLLSNVAGGRYLVPRGGDFRLLDALATAGGCNEFNVTNIYITRQLSEDEIAQRAETQYAPPGVEIPGVSYRSRREKKVEEEEIDFKKAEEELLRLIAPAELPVLSFAEGDGNSENIEWVFKNGRWVPVEKDASGEEKETEVVVGDQQQAQEQQQAEQQQTESDESVRDSLPEGYVEDQENPVRYMVRVIEVPWKALRKGDPRYNIVIKPGDVITVPSDRIGECVVMGNVNQPGYVTLSGRPMTLMQAVAAAGGLGQLAEPENVEVRRRIGKDHEEIVMVNLDKIASGQQPDFYIKRDDTINVGTSDVSYWLYVLRNAFTANYGFSFDYSRIYRTGEYDYDYNYNR from the coding sequence ATGATGCATAGAAAGGCGTTGATTTTCTCAGCGGCTGCTCTTGGAATACTCTTTTCAGGCGGTTGCCGTAATAAGTTTTGGGATCCAACCCAGATAGGAAGGTTCAGGCCTGTACCTGTCCAGCACGTAATACTTGATTCTCTTGGACTTGCCGAGGAAGAACCTGAAAGGTTTGTTCAGACAGAATCGCCCAAGCCCGAGGATGTAGTAACTTATATGGACGATTATGCTCTGCATCCAGGAGATGTGGTGCGCGTGAATATATATGAGCTGCTTGAGGAGAGGTCTCCTTATATTGAAGACCTCACAGTTTCAGAGAGCGGCAGAATCTCGATTCCTGAGGTTGGTGTCGTGGAAGCTGAAGGTTACACAGAGCACGAACTTGAATCTGAGCTCAAGCAGATTTTATCCCCTGATATCTTAAAAACTCCAGTAGTCAAAGTTTCACTAATTTCTTCTGATTACAGGTCTTTTTCTGTTCTCGGAACAGGACTTCTCTCAAATGTAGCAGGGGGGCGATATCTTGTTCCGCGAGGCGGAGATTTCAGACTGCTTGATGCCCTCGCAACAGCGGGAGGGTGTAATGAGTTCAATGTTACAAACATCTACATTACACGTCAGCTTTCTGAAGACGAGATCGCGCAGAGAGCGGAAACTCAGTATGCACCGCCGGGAGTAGAGATCCCGGGTGTTTCTTACCGTTCCCGAAGAGAAAAGAAGGTGGAAGAGGAAGAGATAGACTTCAAAAAGGCCGAAGAAGAGCTCTTGAGGCTCATTGCTCCCGCTGAACTGCCTGTGCTTTCATTCGCTGAAGGAGACGGGAATTCGGAAAATATTGAGTGGGTTTTCAAGAACGGACGATGGGTTCCTGTTGAGAAAGATGCCTCCGGCGAGGAGAAAGAAACTGAAGTGGTCGTTGGAGATCAGCAGCAAGCTCAAGAACAGCAGCAGGCCGAACAGCAGCAGACAGAATCGGACGAAAGCGTTCGGGATTCGCTGCCTGAAGGTTATGTTGAGGACCAGGAGAACCCTGTGAGGTATATGGTCAGGGTTATTGAAGTACCGTGGAAGGCTCTTCGAAAGGGAGACCCGCGGTACAATATAGTGATCAAGCCTGGCGATGTGATTACAGTACCTTCAGACAGAATCGGCGAATGCGTTGTAATGGGCAATGTAAATCAGCCTGGATACGTTACTCTCAGCGGAAGACCTATGACTCTTATGCAGGCTGTAGCTGCCGCAGGCGGCCTTGGCCAGCTCGCTGAGCCTGAAAATGTTGAGGTAAGAAGGCGAATCGGCAAAGACCATGAAGAAATTGTTATGGTTAATCTCGATAAGATCGCAAGCGGGCAGCAGCCGGATTTCTACATAAAACGTGACGATACGATTAATGTAGGAACAAGCGATGTGAGCTACTGGCTCTATGTGCTGAGAAATGCATTCACCGCAAACTACGGCTTCAGCTTCGATTACAGCAGGATTTACCGTACTGGTGAATACGATTACGACTACAATTATAACAGGTAA
- a CDS encoding exosortase/archaeosortase family protein, with the protein MAEKVKYSWASLGSLFYLKTAVLTALFVLLFWNNIEDMVRVWMKDPSWSHGFLIPLFSLYLINQRKEELLSKKASPSFLGVLALAAILAVYIFNIVQIRYAYGEPVLMIAALGAVVLAVCGWRMIYHLWLPVAFLIFAVPIPTRLYRELTMPMRMIASQVTTAFLNAIPAIDATVRGVIIEVTYKGVPLETALNVADACSGMRLMMAFLALGVAMAYIHSRPIWQKATLIASIIPIAILCNIIRVTFTAFIYIYIGQQYAKGIYHNMLGMLMLPIALFFYWLVDWFMNNLFEQEGEEEKKEKEDDSPKVVRRKR; encoded by the coding sequence ATGGCAGAAAAAGTTAAATATTCTTGGGCATCCTTAGGGAGCCTCTTTTATCTAAAGACGGCAGTCCTGACTGCGCTTTTTGTTCTGCTTTTTTGGAACAACATTGAGGATATGGTTCGGGTATGGATGAAAGACCCGAGCTGGTCTCACGGTTTTCTGATTCCGCTTTTCAGTTTGTATCTGATAAATCAGAGAAAAGAAGAACTGCTTTCAAAGAAGGCCTCGCCCTCTTTTTTAGGCGTTTTGGCCTTGGCTGCTATACTTGCAGTATATATCTTCAATATCGTACAAATAAGATACGCCTACGGCGAGCCTGTGCTTATGATAGCTGCCTTGGGGGCGGTAGTCCTCGCTGTCTGCGGCTGGAGGATGATTTATCATCTCTGGCTTCCGGTGGCATTTTTGATCTTTGCAGTTCCGATCCCTACAAGGCTCTACAGAGAGCTCACAATGCCTATGAGAATGATAGCCTCTCAGGTTACTACTGCTTTCCTCAATGCTATTCCCGCAATAGATGCCACGGTTAGAGGTGTTATTATTGAGGTTACCTACAAAGGGGTGCCTCTTGAAACTGCTCTCAACGTGGCAGATGCATGCAGCGGGATGAGGCTTATGATGGCTTTTCTTGCTCTCGGTGTGGCTATGGCTTATATACACAGCAGGCCGATATGGCAGAAAGCAACCCTTATAGCTTCTATTATACCGATTGCTATACTGTGCAATATAATTCGTGTTACATTTACAGCTTTTATATATATCTATATCGGACAGCAGTACGCCAAAGGCATATATCATAATATGCTCGGTATGCTGATGCTACCGATTGCTCTTTTCTTCTATTGGCTTGTTGACTGGTTTATGAATAATCTCTTCGAACAGGAAGGTGAAGAAGAAAAAAAGGAAAAAGAAGATGATTCTCCAAAGGTAGTCAGGAGAAAGCGATGA
- a CDS encoding tetratricopeptide repeat protein: protein MAKKKKKSRLNIKVAIAGLLVLGIAGAGIFYLWYKSGRDPQKFIVEAQTALENKQYKQAEELYGKAYHFSEGLDKVDILFKLAEIAMIEDPGDPAAGIEPKEPKWRKAMGIFDKISATDPKNIEARLKMLDFSYELADMGRADSWNEVREISDELLLLYDEQNKEPDPFVVLARGRASLEIAKAGSASDTQKEIDDAKKFMNMLLKLEPNNFDAFWHLAHAELLQGEIDDNAGIIGAREDSVKRAEAIIQESIDKNPEMSEPYVNMLKLKILESRSGKTSADVKATIEEQYQRVKEKFPENAEIDYVMAGFYYKNPLDIDKAVKLINNAVKKEPEDYDYVFRASMINYMKYCLSGEKIKWVDEAIRLAKSALELPEAQKTSGPKQARNNNNILVLNNLLANYYSEKARHTEGEDREKLLASLEEATKNIKDIVMVEENPILIKWRGMLEYLKGDQEKGLRKLVKAQEKFDGQNSPDAQLCYFISRILKSESVIGAKQKYLGKAIENNIVFEGRPEAVLDYSEILLELRSPDNAISLVQRYEQVMGENERSNEILIEAYIQANLFDKAEKQIEAYGPESLKALNYKLQIAGQRASQLLQLRARQQLYNEPNAQNKISSLSEDIRELRLKRLKLLRQIFNKYPESLKDYSGVSEILVDVLQEGYKPKAVEFNEDFLEKYPDNPTARLMKKRLNKPDPLVVDKEELREFQADILEETDMDEIQKQLSIGRVYLKGQDYENAYGYYEKALELDPDNEAAISSLFDMAIAEADYERAAGYMETAVEMDIDGCGGQFFAGRLALKQENYQEALDCFNECIEIKPIFPSAYLNLSIIYNEMGKMGQAVENARKAAEFSPKDSNISLNYAMVLYKRNEKLGSDVTDQQKKQAQDAILRAIRVNPANIELQSVYAEYIADTKPGSALAMRQTIFKSNPTKKNALLLARMALKNADDAFNSPKKQAMYRIAEDAYNNALAISPGDPEVLDAYADFYRISGQEDKITQLLGDRKEVLWKSYYRRSQFDKAKETLLELKEKDPDNKDYVLGLLGVSIKLFDKENVEKYSKELLELEDTLANRILKVKSFVEIGAVEDVENDLQKLIENNPDNVELRLLSATVALRKGEFDRAEEIAGKILDKNAKNATAWRIKGKANYLSADYQKALDDFKECKSIKDDSLIRIDIARAYDRLGRYEPAISELNSAVEDESTPLVALRLLEEIYWRAKKFAPLRDYYNLMIKRFPEKSYWQRRLGDMETQLENFEAAEDAYKAAWDKALNSGEDDPASILGYANTLLEQGKNSQVLSMLSKYVDSPYKVAVFTLMAQTRHSMGNEENAMEDFHVAMKSSGIDLQKIKFVIQRMVDSYDKQSAYEIVTSYAEKGEKTVNKYLCLFQVNFEFANYNKAISYVDDALSQISKENILYRQFNILKANTLLYAYKKIPDRDYTERAAQIYEELLKQTPGDTNVLNNLAYLLAESDYDLERAEQVAAKAYQSAPDNGLVLDTYGYTLIKNRKYEKAESLLSRAIQKMELSSTNAPSEVYEHYGLALERLNKPEEAKAAYERALKTDERLPKETQDKLKERISRLSKRIF, encoded by the coding sequence ATGGCAAAGAAAAAGAAAAAATCAAGATTAAATATTAAAGTAGCAATTGCCGGCCTGCTCGTTTTAGGCATCGCAGGGGCGGGAATATTTTATCTTTGGTATAAAAGCGGAAGAGACCCTCAAAAGTTTATCGTAGAGGCTCAGACCGCACTGGAAAATAAGCAGTATAAGCAGGCTGAAGAGCTTTACGGGAAGGCATATCATTTCTCAGAAGGCCTTGATAAAGTAGATATCCTCTTCAAGCTCGCAGAGATTGCTATGATCGAAGACCCCGGCGATCCCGCTGCGGGGATTGAGCCGAAAGAGCCAAAATGGCGAAAGGCTATGGGAATCTTTGATAAAATTTCTGCTACAGACCCCAAAAATATCGAAGCACGCCTCAAAATGCTCGATTTCAGCTATGAACTCGCCGATATGGGCAGGGCGGATTCTTGGAATGAAGTAAGAGAAATCTCAGACGAGCTTTTACTTCTTTATGATGAGCAGAATAAGGAACCTGACCCTTTCGTAGTGCTCGCACGAGGCAGGGCTTCCCTTGAGATCGCAAAAGCAGGCAGCGCATCAGATACTCAAAAAGAAATCGATGATGCTAAGAAGTTTATGAATATGCTTCTTAAGCTTGAGCCCAACAACTTCGATGCATTCTGGCACCTCGCCCACGCAGAACTGCTTCAGGGCGAGATTGACGATAATGCCGGGATTATAGGTGCAAGAGAAGACAGTGTGAAAAGGGCTGAGGCTATAATACAGGAATCTATCGATAAAAATCCGGAGATGTCCGAGCCGTACGTTAATATGCTCAAGCTCAAGATACTTGAGAGCAGGTCCGGCAAGACATCAGCCGATGTAAAAGCAACTATTGAAGAGCAGTATCAGAGGGTTAAGGAAAAATTCCCCGAAAATGCCGAAATTGATTACGTTATGGCCGGCTTCTACTATAAAAACCCGCTTGATATAGACAAGGCCGTAAAGCTTATTAACAATGCGGTTAAGAAAGAGCCGGAAGATTACGATTACGTATTCCGCGCCTCTATGATTAACTATATGAAATACTGCCTGTCCGGGGAAAAAATAAAATGGGTAGATGAGGCCATTCGTCTTGCAAAATCTGCTTTGGAGCTTCCGGAAGCACAGAAAACATCAGGTCCTAAACAGGCAAGAAATAATAACAATATCCTTGTTTTAAATAATCTGCTCGCAAACTACTACTCAGAAAAGGCCAGGCACACCGAAGGCGAAGATAGAGAAAAACTCCTCGCTTCTCTGGAAGAGGCAACAAAGAACATCAAAGACATTGTTATGGTTGAAGAGAACCCCATTCTTATTAAATGGAGGGGGATGCTTGAGTACCTGAAGGGGGATCAGGAAAAAGGCCTTCGCAAACTTGTTAAGGCTCAGGAAAAATTTGATGGCCAAAACAGCCCTGATGCTCAGCTTTGTTATTTCATTTCGCGAATTCTCAAGAGCGAGAGTGTTATTGGAGCAAAACAGAAATATCTTGGAAAGGCAATAGAAAACAATATTGTTTTTGAAGGCAGGCCTGAAGCTGTTCTTGATTATTCAGAAATCCTTCTTGAACTCCGCTCTCCGGACAACGCCATTTCTCTTGTTCAGAGATATGAACAGGTGATGGGTGAAAATGAGAGAAGCAACGAGATTCTTATCGAGGCATATATTCAGGCAAATCTGTTCGACAAAGCAGAAAAGCAGATTGAGGCGTATGGGCCTGAATCCCTGAAGGCTCTGAATTATAAACTGCAAATAGCCGGCCAGCGGGCTTCTCAGCTTCTTCAGCTCAGAGCAAGGCAGCAGCTCTATAACGAGCCGAATGCGCAGAATAAGATTAGCAGTTTGAGTGAGGATATAAGAGAGCTTCGACTGAAAAGGCTCAAACTCCTGCGTCAGATTTTTAATAAGTATCCCGAATCGCTAAAAGACTACAGCGGTGTTTCTGAAATACTGGTTGATGTTTTGCAGGAAGGGTATAAGCCCAAAGCAGTTGAGTTTAATGAGGATTTCCTCGAGAAATACCCCGACAATCCTACAGCGCGTCTTATGAAAAAGAGGCTCAATAAGCCGGACCCGCTGGTTGTAGATAAAGAAGAGCTAAGGGAGTTTCAGGCTGATATCCTTGAAGAAACAGATATGGATGAGATCCAGAAGCAGCTGAGCATAGGCAGGGTTTACCTCAAGGGGCAGGACTATGAAAATGCTTACGGTTATTACGAGAAGGCGCTTGAATTAGACCCCGATAATGAAGCGGCCATCTCTTCGCTTTTCGATATGGCTATAGCAGAGGCGGATTACGAACGGGCTGCGGGCTATATGGAAACGGCGGTCGAAATGGACATCGACGGCTGCGGCGGACAGTTCTTCGCAGGCCGGCTGGCGCTCAAACAGGAAAACTACCAAGAGGCTCTCGACTGTTTCAATGAATGCATTGAAATCAAGCCCATCTTTCCTTCTGCGTATCTGAATCTCAGCATCATATACAATGAAATGGGCAAGATGGGGCAGGCTGTTGAAAACGCCCGCAAAGCGGCTGAGTTTTCGCCTAAAGACAGCAATATTTCGCTGAACTATGCTATGGTGCTCTACAAGCGTAATGAAAAGCTTGGAAGCGATGTTACAGACCAGCAGAAAAAGCAGGCTCAGGATGCTATCCTGAGAGCTATAAGGGTTAATCCTGCGAATATTGAGCTTCAGAGCGTTTATGCTGAGTACATTGCTGATACAAAGCCAGGCAGCGCGCTTGCTATGAGGCAGACTATCTTTAAGTCTAACCCGACTAAGAAAAATGCGCTTCTGCTTGCAAGAATGGCCTTGAAGAATGCAGATGATGCGTTTAATTCACCCAAAAAACAGGCTATGTACAGAATAGCAGAGGATGCATACAACAATGCTCTTGCAATCTCCCCGGGAGACCCGGAGGTGCTTGACGCTTATGCAGATTTCTACAGAATTTCCGGTCAGGAAGATAAGATTACACAGCTCCTTGGAGACAGAAAAGAGGTTCTCTGGAAATCTTATTATCGCCGCTCACAGTTTGACAAGGCAAAAGAAACTCTTCTTGAACTTAAGGAAAAAGACCCGGACAATAAAGACTATGTTCTTGGATTGCTTGGGGTTTCAATAAAGCTCTTTGATAAAGAAAATGTGGAAAAATATTCTAAAGAGCTTCTCGAATTGGAAGACACCCTTGCAAACAGAATCCTAAAGGTTAAATCTTTCGTGGAAATAGGGGCTGTTGAAGACGTTGAGAATGATCTCCAGAAGCTTATAGAGAACAATCCGGACAATGTTGAGCTGCGTCTTCTTTCAGCTACTGTTGCACTTAGAAAGGGTGAATTCGACAGAGCGGAAGAGATCGCAGGGAAGATTCTCGATAAAAACGCAAAAAACGCTACAGCATGGCGAATTAAAGGCAAGGCAAACTATCTAAGCGCAGACTATCAAAAGGCCCTCGATGACTTCAAAGAATGTAAATCAATCAAAGATGACAGCCTAATAAGAATCGATATAGCAAGGGCCTACGACAGGCTCGGCAGGTATGAGCCGGCTATTTCAGAGCTCAACAGCGCTGTGGAAGATGAGAGCACCCCGCTGGTGGCCTTGAGGCTGCTCGAAGAGATCTACTGGCGTGCTAAGAAGTTTGCCCCGCTCAGAGATTATTACAACCTGATGATTAAACGCTTCCCTGAAAAGTCTTACTGGCAGCGACGCCTTGGAGATATGGAAACCCAGCTCGAGAATTTCGAAGCAGCTGAGGATGCATACAAGGCCGCTTGGGACAAGGCTTTGAATTCAGGCGAAGATGACCCCGCTTCCATACTTGGATACGCAAATACTCTGCTCGAACAGGGTAAGAACTCTCAGGTGCTTTCAATGCTTTCCAAGTATGTTGATTCTCCATACAAGGTGGCTGTATTTACTCTGATGGCACAGACAAGACATAGCATGGGCAATGAAGAAAATGCCATGGAGGATTTCCATGTTGCTATGAAAAGCTCTGGTATAGACTTGCAGAAGATCAAGTTTGTAATTCAGAGAATGGTGGACAGCTACGATAAGCAAAGCGCTTACGAGATTGTAACCAGCTATGCTGAAAAGGGCGAGAAAACAGTTAATAAGTATTTGTGCCTGTTCCAAGTTAATTTTGAGTTTGCCAACTACAATAAAGCTATAAGCTATGTTGATGATGCTCTTTCGCAAATCTCAAAGGAAAACATCCTTTATCGGCAGTTTAATATACTTAAAGCAAATACACTGCTATATGCTTATAAGAAAATCCCGGACAGAGACTATACCGAAAGAGCTGCCCAGATCTATGAAGAGCTGCTCAAGCAGACACCTGGCGATACTAACGTGTTGAACAACCTTGCATATCTGCTTGCAGAGAGTGATTATGATCTCGAGAGGGCAGAGCAGGTGGCCGCAAAGGCATATCAGTCTGCCCCAGATAACGGGCTGGTACTTGATACTTACGGCTATACGCTTATAAAGAACCGTAAATACGAGAAGGCCGAATCCCTGCTTTCGAGAGCTATTCAGAAAATGGAACTCAGCTCTACAAACGCACCTTCTGAGGTGTATGAGCATTACGGTCTTGCTCTGGAAAGGCTCAACAAGCCCGAGGAAGCTAAGGCAGCATACGAAAGAGCATTGAAAACTGATGAAAGGCTTCCGAAAGAAACTCAGGATAAACTCAAAGAAAGAATTTCAAGGCTTTCCAAGAGGATTTTTTAG
- a CDS encoding GumC family protein gives MVNESEITSRLPMQEPQAEGIQLTPKDILTIIRRHLLLIILLPILGAAIGIGLYFMLAKYSPKFTSVSAIRVLEPEISDPMKLAARMSNTDTYYQFRQTKARFIKQQDMLQNLLETDQVRNTQWFRQFVADDGRPDIAEALAALESSIGVSVARDNFIIQVSFSSKSARESKLILDQLVELYTKSQLERETQTQRDKLAQAKEEERKVRAEIRAAEASLRDIRQSNPTLAEFSDTGDTGSQRHSIKVKHDSLEVQVMDLEGQISEIESRIATLESRAQGEFDEVVREQMENDPIAISARQRILYLRPELARLTAKLGENHRSVRKMREQLRMAESELNSRQNFIAELNRQSELQHAEDQRAFLVSQLENYRAQLQDALLKQKELDELRAEYESFVEIRERGRERLEKLIDHIQSLNMLVRDPKVSKLEPLGEAILPLQKSFPDLKLFIPAGIVLGGFIAVVFAFIRELANDKLRTPQDVSKAVDIPVLGVIYNSSEDDDVEDIQPERVVNEAPNSVTGEAYRQLKSNVKLSGALGYGQVLMITSANPHEGKSTVASNLSVSLAAEQNKVLLIDANFRRPAFSIYASQSGESEDHHMISGLSEVLAGNKSTEEVIVSGQVANLDIMACGELPEMPSEMLSGRSMNQFLGDVKDKYDFVVIDAPPVIMSEAKSLSAMADSTLVVFNAQMTKRGVAQRTVRELDVVNANVIGCSLVSAKALKGGYFNQYLKTYKDYIESMPETKAS, from the coding sequence GTGGTTAACGAATCTGAAATAACATCCAGACTTCCAATGCAGGAGCCTCAGGCAGAGGGTATTCAGCTTACCCCGAAAGATATACTTACGATTATAAGAAGGCATCTTCTGCTGATCATCCTTCTTCCAATTTTAGGTGCGGCGATAGGCATAGGTTTATATTTTATGTTAGCAAAGTATTCCCCGAAATTTACATCTGTATCTGCGATAAGGGTTTTGGAGCCTGAAATCAGCGACCCAATGAAGCTGGCTGCGAGAATGTCTAATACCGACACTTACTACCAGTTCCGTCAAACGAAGGCTCGATTTATCAAACAGCAGGATATGCTTCAAAACCTTCTCGAAACAGATCAGGTGCGAAACACCCAGTGGTTCCGCCAGTTTGTAGCTGATGACGGAAGGCCTGATATTGCTGAGGCTTTAGCAGCTTTAGAAAGCAGCATTGGGGTTAGTGTTGCAAGAGACAACTTTATTATCCAGGTCAGTTTTTCCAGTAAAAGCGCTCGTGAATCAAAGCTTATTCTCGACCAGCTCGTAGAGCTGTACACCAAATCCCAGCTTGAAAGAGAAACGCAGACCCAGCGTGATAAGCTGGCTCAGGCAAAAGAAGAAGAGCGAAAAGTGCGTGCTGAGATCAGGGCGGCCGAGGCCTCTCTTAGAGATATCCGTCAGTCTAATCCTACGCTAGCAGAATTCAGCGACACTGGTGATACTGGCAGCCAAAGGCACAGTATCAAGGTAAAGCACGACTCTCTCGAGGTTCAGGTTATGGATCTTGAGGGGCAGATCAGTGAGATTGAATCGCGAATCGCTACTCTCGAATCCAGAGCTCAGGGCGAGTTTGACGAAGTCGTACGTGAGCAGATGGAGAACGACCCGATCGCAATCTCTGCCCGCCAGCGAATACTTTACCTCAGGCCTGAGCTTGCAAGGCTCACCGCAAAGCTGGGCGAGAACCACCGCTCTGTTCGAAAAATGCGTGAGCAGCTCAGAATGGCTGAGTCCGAGCTAAACAGCAGGCAGAACTTCATAGCGGAGCTTAACAGACAGTCGGAGCTCCAGCATGCGGAAGACCAGCGTGCTTTCCTTGTCAGCCAGCTTGAGAATTACAGAGCCCAGCTTCAGGATGCTCTTCTCAAGCAGAAAGAGCTTGATGAGCTCAGGGCGGAATATGAATCATTTGTAGAGATCCGAGAAAGAGGCCGTGAAAGGCTTGAAAAGCTCATAGACCATATCCAGAGCCTTAATATGCTCGTAAGGGATCCGAAGGTTTCCAAGCTTGAGCCTCTGGGCGAGGCGATTCTGCCTCTTCAGAAGAGCTTCCCGGACTTAAAGCTCTTCATTCCTGCCGGCATTGTACTTGGCGGTTTCATAGCAGTAGTATTCGCCTTCATACGTGAATTGGCTAATGATAAGCTTAGAACTCCGCAGGATGTATCCAAGGCGGTAGATATCCCGGTTCTCGGTGTAATATACAACAGCAGTGAAGATGATGATGTTGAGGATATTCAGCCTGAACGTGTCGTAAATGAAGCCCCGAACTCTGTAACAGGCGAGGCATATCGTCAGCTTAAATCTAATGTTAAGCTCTCAGGTGCTCTGGGTTACGGTCAGGTGCTGATGATAACAAGCGCAAATCCCCATGAAGGCAAATCTACAGTAGCCTCGAATCTCTCTGTCAGCCTCGCTGCTGAGCAGAATAAGGTGCTGTTGATTGATGCGAACTTCCGCAGACCTGCCTTCAGCATATACGCCTCTCAATCAGGTGAATCGGAAGACCATCACATGATTTCAGGTCTCAGCGAAGTGTTAGCAGGCAATAAATCCACTGAGGAAGTTATTGTTTCCGGTCAGGTTGCAAACTTGGACATAATGGCCTGCGGCGAGCTCCCCGAGATGCCTTCCGAGATGCTCTCAGGACGTTCAATGAATCAGTTCCTCGGTGATGTAAAAGATAAGTATGACTTTGTGGTTATTGATGCTCCTCCTGTGATTATGAGTGAGGCAAAGAGCTTAAGCGCTATGGCTGATTCAACTCTCGTTGTATTCAACGCACAGATGACTAAGCGAGGCGTTGCCCAAAGAACTGTGCGGGAGCTTGATGTGGTTAATGCTAATGTGATAGGCTGCTCGCTTGTTTCTGCGAAAGCTCTCAAAGGCGGCTACTTCAACCAGTACCTCAAAACCTACAAGGATTATATAGAATCAATGCCTGAAACTAAGGCTTCTTAA
- a CDS encoding tetratricopeptide repeat protein: MIRRFTKLLLPLLVAAFFIAGCQDPKKIYVEAVELDEKGQSDQAIETLDEAIKADSEFSDAYSLKGDIFQRQGKLEQSSQAYEQAVKYNPVSFKDLYNLGKVNYALDRYEKAIGAFVRALELHPESYDANYFTAKTYYKLEDYEKALNYATEARLISPDNTELEILFGDIYTATSNYETAIAEYRRALEREGNKPEIMIPLGLAYIRSGSFDVARELLNETIRVAPDDHRIYQYLGYLDLRAKDFEASIENYRVASSLKPGDQLSLKGSGVAYILKGFRDKDPVIKDKGIQQWRVALRLQPDQPGLRRLIRKYSKVKVQ; encoded by the coding sequence ATGATACGCAGATTTACTAAATTACTTTTGCCGCTTCTGGTTGCCGCATTTTTTATAGCCGGCTGCCAAGACCCTAAGAAAATTTATGTCGAGGCCGTTGAACTGGATGAGAAAGGCCAGTCCGATCAGGCAATAGAAACTTTGGATGAAGCTATAAAGGCAGACTCTGAATTTTCAGATGCATATTCCCTTAAAGGAGATATCTTTCAGCGTCAGGGAAAGCTTGAGCAAAGCTCTCAGGCCTATGAGCAGGCTGTGAAATATAATCCTGTTTCCTTCAAGGATTTGTACAATCTCGGCAAAGTTAATTATGCCTTGGACAGGTACGAAAAAGCTATAGGAGCTTTCGTTCGTGCTTTGGAGCTTCATCCTGAAAGCTACGATGCCAACTACTTCACAGCCAAAACCTATTACAAGCTTGAAGACTATGAGAAGGCATTGAATTACGCCACCGAGGCGAGGCTTATCAGCCCTGATAACACCGAGCTTGAAATCCTTTTCGGCGATATCTACACCGCAACGAGCAATTACGAAACAGCGATCGCTGAATATAGAAGGGCTCTCGAGCGTGAAGGCAATAAGCCGGAGATTATGATTCCTCTCGGCCTTGCATACATAAGAAGCGGGAGCTTTGATGTTGCAAGGGAGCTGCTGAATGAGACGATAAGGGTAGCCCCAGACGACCACAGAATCTATCAGTATCTCGGGTATCTCGATCTTCGCGCAAAAGATTTCGAGGCCTCTATCGAGAACTACAGGGTTGCAAGTTCGCTAAAACCCGGCGATCAGCTCTCTCTGAAGGGCTCGGGTGTGGCATACATATTGAAAGGATTCAGGGATAAAGACCCTGTAATCAAAGATAAAGGAATACAGCAGTGGCGTGTTGCCTTGAGGCTTCAGCCAGACCAGCCCGGGCTTAGAAGACTTATAAGAAAGTATTCTAAGGTCAAGGTGCAGTAG
- the lspA gene encoding signal peptidase II — MSARLKNKIPGAKQQVVFFLLFAVLLAADLVSKSAIFEFLADKEGYSWPLLGDFIALTARVNPGAAFSIASGSTWLLVAVSAAAVTAALVIFELGLVKGRYAVLLSVFTAGAAGNLYDRIFNDGYVRDFIDVNLYVNNYHWPTFNVADSLMCISVGLYLIFHYADESKKNKHNSS, encoded by the coding sequence TTGTCTGCCCGCTTAAAGAATAAGATTCCGGGAGCAAAGCAGCAGGTTGTATTTTTTCTCCTTTTTGCTGTTTTGCTGGCTGCGGATTTGGTGTCGAAATCCGCTATCTTCGAATTCCTTGCAGATAAAGAAGGATACAGTTGGCCTTTGTTAGGTGATTTTATCGCCCTTACTGCAAGAGTTAATCCTGGGGCGGCTTTCAGCATTGCCAGCGGGAGCACTTGGCTGCTTGTGGCTGTTTCGGCAGCAGCTGTTACGGCTGCTTTAGTTATCTTTGAGCTTGGACTGGTGAAAGGAAGGTATGCTGTGCTTCTATCTGTTTTTACAGCAGGTGCAGCAGGCAATCTTTACGACAGGATATTTAACGACGGATACGTCCGAGATTTTATAGATGTGAATCTTTATGTTAATAATTATCACTGGCCGACGTTTAATGTAGCAGATTCCTTGATGTGCATTTCAGTTGGCTTATACTTGATTTTTCATTATGCAGATGAGAGCAAAAAAAATAAGCACAATAGCAGTTAA